In the Pleuronectes platessa chromosome 8, fPlePla1.1, whole genome shotgun sequence genome, one interval contains:
- the brd8b gene encoding bromodomain-containing protein 8 isoform X1 has product MASGIGKHKMLTVGPTEPWSVREKLCLASSVMRSGDQNWVSVSRAIKPFSELGRPPDWFSQKHCASQYSELLEATEAPKRKRGEKGEVVETIEDVIVRRLTTERIEELKKLLRETQDQYRKLKKEVDMIQTGHMDSQLKELWADITLKKKQDEDEAEQKRKATETAYQARQAVKNTPKRLPSVTVRSPLGASPPTLDSQAESSVSTPPMDTGGGASDDTTTHSVVQGVGVFLPVTDTPGPGPKDGGLAALVDDSPQKRLLTQKSTPPPSPLLSELLKKGNLISASPRLVAEGDLTGGLSNGLQTAIAATALPPGHVVITEGEAEAAVKVELCEETGLVEEDLVSVSYMGDELDLETVGDIIAIIEEKVDDSVEALDAAAVEAALSLCEEAVSEGHTLPGPWETHELKASVPAPSVQDSNPIQEPQDVTTVSAPTPASTEIHAQPETKREEQLKGNCEGPEVTGSDVTSSVTSDDGATGSEVTEEARTGKAVIEATVKSEVEEWSQPEPNPPCLDSEDSSVSGKESKEVKEEEAGSEGDPEEGMELKEECGEGPYLSEVERAASESEDGYDPPSQRYTADSMASSPASSSQLSTCGEDQEAVQAQKIWKKAIMLVWRAAANHRYASVFLQPVSDDIAPGYHSIVHRPMDLSAIKKNIESGVIRTTAEFQRDIMLMFQNAVMYNSSDHDVYHMALEMQRDVLEHVQQFLATQLIMQTSESAISAKSLRGREGNRKPGEPAEKDSVPMASPAFLLSLFVSIQVLPQISPEPGNAPHMLVSALAHRHIHTHTHTNSTH; this is encoded by the exons ATGGCGAGCGGTATCGGCA AACACAAGATGCTGACCGTGGGGCCCACGGAGCCCTGGTCAGTCCGGGAGAAACTGTGCCTGGCCTCCTCTGTTATGAGGAGCGGCGACCAAAACTG GGTGTCTGTAAGTAGAGCAATCAAACCTTTCTCAGAGCTGGGTCGTCCTCCTGACTGGTTCTCACAGAAG CACTGTGCCTCACAATACTCCGAGCTGCTTGAAGCCACAGAAGCACCAAA GCGTAAGCGTGGCGAGAAGGGCGAGGTGGTCGAGACGATAGAAGATGTCATCGTTCGTAGGCTGACCACCGAGAGGATAGAGGAGCTGAAAAAACTACTACGAGAAACACAGGACCAGTACAG GAAGTTGAAGAAGGAGGTGGATATGATACAGACAGGTCATATGGACTCTCAGCTGAAGGAGCTGTGGGCAGACATCACACT GAAAAAGAAGCAGGATGAGGACGAAGCCgaacagaagagaaaagcaacagaaacagcGTATCAAG CTCGACAGGCAGTAAAAAACACACCTAAACGTTTGCCTAGTGTAACTGTTCGTTCTCCTCTGGGTGCCAGCCCACCAACACTGGATTCTCAGGCCGAGTCCTCAGTCTCGACACCTCCCATGGATACAGGAGGTGGTGCCTCCGATGACACCACTACCCACTCAGTT GTTCAGGGGGTCGGGGTTTTTCTACCAGTGACGGACACTCCCGGGCCTGGGCCCAAAGATGGAGGCCTGGCTGCTCTAGTAGATGACTCGCCGCAGAAGAGGCTCCTGACCCAGAAGTCCACCCCGccaccttctcctcttctgtcaGAACTGCTGAAAAAGGGCAACCTCATCTCAGCTAGCCCCCGCTTG GTTGCAGAAGGAGACTTGACTGGAGGCCTCTCTAATGGATTACAGACTGCCATTGCAGCCACTGCCTTACCCCCTGGTCATGTGGTCATCActg agggaGAAGCTGAAGCCGCAGTGAAGGTAGAGCTTTGTGAGGAGACGGGGTTAGTGGAGGAGGACCTTGTATCTGTGTCTTATATGGGAGACGAACTGGACCTGGAGACAGTAGGAGACATCATTGCCATCATAGAGGAGAAG GTCGATGACTCTGTGGAGGCTTTAGATGCAGCAGCGGTGGAAGCGGcgctctctctgtgtgaagAGGCCGTTTCAGAGGGACACACCCTCCCTGGCCCCTGGGAGACCCATGAGCTGAAGGCTTCGGTCCCTGCGCCCTCAGTCCAGGACTCCAACCCAATACAGGAGCCTCAGGATGTGACCACAGTGTCGGCCCCAACACCTGCAAGCACAGAGATTCACGCCCAGCCGGAAACCAAAAGGGAAGAGCAGCTGAAGGGAAACTGTGAAGGACCAGaggtgacaggaagtgatgtcacttcTTCTGTCACGTCTGATGACGGCGCCACAGGAAGTGAGGTTACGGAGGAAGCAAGGACAGGGAAAGCGGTCATCGAAGCTACAGTAAAGAGTGAAGTAGAGGAGTGGAGCCAGCCTGAGCCCAACCCACCTTGCCTAG ATTCTGAGGATAGTTCTGTGTCTGGGAAAGAGTCCAAG GAGgtaaaagaggaggaggcgggcaGTGAGGGTGACCCTGAAGAAGGGatggagctgaaggaggagtGTGGGGAGGGCCCCTATCTGTCAGAGGTGGAGCGGGCAGCCAGCGAGAGTGAAGACGGCTACGACCCACCCTCTCAACGCTACACGGCAGATTCCATGGCCAGCAGCCCGGCCTCCTCTTCCCAATT ATCTACATGTGGCGAGGACCAGGAGGCAGTTCAGGCACAAAAGATCTGGAAGAAAGCCATTATGCTGGTGTGGAGAgccgcagccaatcacag GTACGCCAGTGTCTTCCTGCAGCCTGTGTCAGATGACATCGCCCCCGGTTACCACAGCATCGTACACAG ACCCATGGACCTGTCGGCCATAAAGAAGAACATCGAGTCCGGCGTGATCCGCACGACAGCCGAGTTCCAGCGAGACATCATGCTCATGTTTCAGAACGCTGTCATGTACAACTCGTCGGACCACGATGTGTACCACATGGCACTGGAGATGCAGCGTGATGTCCTGGAGCACGTTCAGCAGTTCCTGGCCACCCAGCTCATCATGCAGACCTCAGAGAGCGCCATCTCTGCCAAGAGCCTCCGCGGCAGAGAGGGAAACCGTAAGCCAGGAGAGCCAGCTGAGAAG GACAGTGTCCCAATGGCCTCTCctgctttccttctctctctctttgtaagTATTCAGGTCCTCCCTCAGATTTCACCAGAACCAGGAAACGCCCCGCACATGCTTGTCTCAGCActagcacacagacacatacacacacacacacacacaaactctacgCATTAA
- the brd8b gene encoding bromodomain-containing protein 8 isoform X2 — MASGIGKHKMLTVGPTEPWSVREKLCLASSVMRSGDQNWVSVSRAIKPFSELGRPPDWFSQKHCASQYSELLEATEAPKRKRGEKGEVVETIEDVIVRRLTTERIEELKKLLRETQDQYRKLKKEVDMIQTGHMDSQLKELWADITLKKKQDEDEAEQKRKATETAYQARQAVKNTPKRLPSVTVRSPLGASPPTLDSQAESSVSTPPMDTGGGASDDTTTHSVVQGVGVFLPVTDTPGPGPKDGGLAALVDDSPQKRLLTQKSTPPPSPLLSELLKKGNLISASPRLVAEGDLTGGLSNGLQTAIAATALPPGHVVITEGEAEAAVKVELCEETGLVEEDLVSVSYMGDELDLETVGDIIAIIEEKVDDSVEALDAAAVEAALSLCEEAVSEGHTLPGPWETHELKASVPAPSVQDSNPIQEPQDVTTVSAPTPASTEIHAQPETKREEQLKGNCEGPEVTGSDVTSSVTSDDGATGSEVTEEARTGKAVIEATVKSEVEEWSQPEPNPPCLDSEDSSVSGKESKEVKEEEAGSEGDPEEGMELKEECGEGPYLSEVERAASESEDGYDPPSQRYTADSMASSPASSSQLSTCGEDQEAVQAQKIWKKAIMLVWRAAANHRYASVFLQPVSDDIAPGYHSIVHRPMDLSAIKKNIESGVIRTTAEFQRDIMLMFQNAVMYNSSDHDVYHMALEMQRDVLEHVQQFLATQLIMQTSESAISAKSLRGREGNRKPGEPAEKDSVPMASPAFLLSLFDGGTRGRRSAMEADLKMKK, encoded by the exons ATGGCGAGCGGTATCGGCA AACACAAGATGCTGACCGTGGGGCCCACGGAGCCCTGGTCAGTCCGGGAGAAACTGTGCCTGGCCTCCTCTGTTATGAGGAGCGGCGACCAAAACTG GGTGTCTGTAAGTAGAGCAATCAAACCTTTCTCAGAGCTGGGTCGTCCTCCTGACTGGTTCTCACAGAAG CACTGTGCCTCACAATACTCCGAGCTGCTTGAAGCCACAGAAGCACCAAA GCGTAAGCGTGGCGAGAAGGGCGAGGTGGTCGAGACGATAGAAGATGTCATCGTTCGTAGGCTGACCACCGAGAGGATAGAGGAGCTGAAAAAACTACTACGAGAAACACAGGACCAGTACAG GAAGTTGAAGAAGGAGGTGGATATGATACAGACAGGTCATATGGACTCTCAGCTGAAGGAGCTGTGGGCAGACATCACACT GAAAAAGAAGCAGGATGAGGACGAAGCCgaacagaagagaaaagcaacagaaacagcGTATCAAG CTCGACAGGCAGTAAAAAACACACCTAAACGTTTGCCTAGTGTAACTGTTCGTTCTCCTCTGGGTGCCAGCCCACCAACACTGGATTCTCAGGCCGAGTCCTCAGTCTCGACACCTCCCATGGATACAGGAGGTGGTGCCTCCGATGACACCACTACCCACTCAGTT GTTCAGGGGGTCGGGGTTTTTCTACCAGTGACGGACACTCCCGGGCCTGGGCCCAAAGATGGAGGCCTGGCTGCTCTAGTAGATGACTCGCCGCAGAAGAGGCTCCTGACCCAGAAGTCCACCCCGccaccttctcctcttctgtcaGAACTGCTGAAAAAGGGCAACCTCATCTCAGCTAGCCCCCGCTTG GTTGCAGAAGGAGACTTGACTGGAGGCCTCTCTAATGGATTACAGACTGCCATTGCAGCCACTGCCTTACCCCCTGGTCATGTGGTCATCActg agggaGAAGCTGAAGCCGCAGTGAAGGTAGAGCTTTGTGAGGAGACGGGGTTAGTGGAGGAGGACCTTGTATCTGTGTCTTATATGGGAGACGAACTGGACCTGGAGACAGTAGGAGACATCATTGCCATCATAGAGGAGAAG GTCGATGACTCTGTGGAGGCTTTAGATGCAGCAGCGGTGGAAGCGGcgctctctctgtgtgaagAGGCCGTTTCAGAGGGACACACCCTCCCTGGCCCCTGGGAGACCCATGAGCTGAAGGCTTCGGTCCCTGCGCCCTCAGTCCAGGACTCCAACCCAATACAGGAGCCTCAGGATGTGACCACAGTGTCGGCCCCAACACCTGCAAGCACAGAGATTCACGCCCAGCCGGAAACCAAAAGGGAAGAGCAGCTGAAGGGAAACTGTGAAGGACCAGaggtgacaggaagtgatgtcacttcTTCTGTCACGTCTGATGACGGCGCCACAGGAAGTGAGGTTACGGAGGAAGCAAGGACAGGGAAAGCGGTCATCGAAGCTACAGTAAAGAGTGAAGTAGAGGAGTGGAGCCAGCCTGAGCCCAACCCACCTTGCCTAG ATTCTGAGGATAGTTCTGTGTCTGGGAAAGAGTCCAAG GAGgtaaaagaggaggaggcgggcaGTGAGGGTGACCCTGAAGAAGGGatggagctgaaggaggagtGTGGGGAGGGCCCCTATCTGTCAGAGGTGGAGCGGGCAGCCAGCGAGAGTGAAGACGGCTACGACCCACCCTCTCAACGCTACACGGCAGATTCCATGGCCAGCAGCCCGGCCTCCTCTTCCCAATT ATCTACATGTGGCGAGGACCAGGAGGCAGTTCAGGCACAAAAGATCTGGAAGAAAGCCATTATGCTGGTGTGGAGAgccgcagccaatcacag GTACGCCAGTGTCTTCCTGCAGCCTGTGTCAGATGACATCGCCCCCGGTTACCACAGCATCGTACACAG ACCCATGGACCTGTCGGCCATAAAGAAGAACATCGAGTCCGGCGTGATCCGCACGACAGCCGAGTTCCAGCGAGACATCATGCTCATGTTTCAGAACGCTGTCATGTACAACTCGTCGGACCACGATGTGTACCACATGGCACTGGAGATGCAGCGTGATGTCCTGGAGCACGTTCAGCAGTTCCTGGCCACCCAGCTCATCATGCAGACCTCAGAGAGCGCCATCTCTGCCAAGAGCCTCCGCGGCAGAGAGGGAAACCGTAAGCCAGGAGAGCCAGCTGAGAAG GACAGTGTCCCAATGGCCTCTCctgctttccttctctctctcttt GACGGAGGCACCAGGGGTCGGCGCAGTGCCATGGAGGCGGacctcaaaatgaaaaaatag
- the brd8b gene encoding bromodomain-containing protein 8 isoform X3, translated as MASGIGKHKMLTVGPTEPWSVREKLCLASSVMRSGDQNWVSVSRAIKPFSELGRPPDWFSQKHCASQYSELLEATEAPKRKRGEKGEVVETIEDVIVRRLTTERIEELKKLLRETQDQYRKLKKEVDMIQTGHMDSQLKELWADITLKKKQDEDEAEQKRKATETAYQARQAVKNTPKRLPSVTVRSPLGASPPTLDSQAESSVSTPPMDTGGGASDDTTTHSVVQGVGVFLPVTDTPGPGPKDGGLAALVDDSPQKRLLTQKSTPPPSPLLSELLKKGNLISASPRLVAEGDLTGGLSNGLQTAIAATALPPGHVVITEGEAEAAVKVELCEETGLVEEDLVSVSYMGDELDLETVGDIIAIIEEKVDDSVEALDAAAVEAALSLCEEAVSEGHTLPGPWETHELKASVPAPSVQDSNPIQEPQDVTTVSAPTPASTEIHAQPETKREEQLKGNCEGPEVTGSDVTSSVTSDDGATGSEVTEEARTGKAVIEATVKSEVEEWSQPEPNPPCLDSEDSSVSGKESKEVKEEEAGSEGDPEEGMELKEECGEGPYLSEVERAASESEDGYDPPSQRYTADSMASSPASSSQLSTCGEDQEAVQAQKIWKKAIMLVWRAAANHRYASVFLQPVSDDIAPGYHSIVHRPMDLSAIKKNIESGVIRTTAEFQRDIMLMFQNAVMYNSSDHDVYHMALEMQRDVLEHVQQFLATQLIMQTSESAISAKSLRGREGNRKPGEPAEKDGGTRGRRSAMEADLKMKK; from the exons ATGGCGAGCGGTATCGGCA AACACAAGATGCTGACCGTGGGGCCCACGGAGCCCTGGTCAGTCCGGGAGAAACTGTGCCTGGCCTCCTCTGTTATGAGGAGCGGCGACCAAAACTG GGTGTCTGTAAGTAGAGCAATCAAACCTTTCTCAGAGCTGGGTCGTCCTCCTGACTGGTTCTCACAGAAG CACTGTGCCTCACAATACTCCGAGCTGCTTGAAGCCACAGAAGCACCAAA GCGTAAGCGTGGCGAGAAGGGCGAGGTGGTCGAGACGATAGAAGATGTCATCGTTCGTAGGCTGACCACCGAGAGGATAGAGGAGCTGAAAAAACTACTACGAGAAACACAGGACCAGTACAG GAAGTTGAAGAAGGAGGTGGATATGATACAGACAGGTCATATGGACTCTCAGCTGAAGGAGCTGTGGGCAGACATCACACT GAAAAAGAAGCAGGATGAGGACGAAGCCgaacagaagagaaaagcaacagaaacagcGTATCAAG CTCGACAGGCAGTAAAAAACACACCTAAACGTTTGCCTAGTGTAACTGTTCGTTCTCCTCTGGGTGCCAGCCCACCAACACTGGATTCTCAGGCCGAGTCCTCAGTCTCGACACCTCCCATGGATACAGGAGGTGGTGCCTCCGATGACACCACTACCCACTCAGTT GTTCAGGGGGTCGGGGTTTTTCTACCAGTGACGGACACTCCCGGGCCTGGGCCCAAAGATGGAGGCCTGGCTGCTCTAGTAGATGACTCGCCGCAGAAGAGGCTCCTGACCCAGAAGTCCACCCCGccaccttctcctcttctgtcaGAACTGCTGAAAAAGGGCAACCTCATCTCAGCTAGCCCCCGCTTG GTTGCAGAAGGAGACTTGACTGGAGGCCTCTCTAATGGATTACAGACTGCCATTGCAGCCACTGCCTTACCCCCTGGTCATGTGGTCATCActg agggaGAAGCTGAAGCCGCAGTGAAGGTAGAGCTTTGTGAGGAGACGGGGTTAGTGGAGGAGGACCTTGTATCTGTGTCTTATATGGGAGACGAACTGGACCTGGAGACAGTAGGAGACATCATTGCCATCATAGAGGAGAAG GTCGATGACTCTGTGGAGGCTTTAGATGCAGCAGCGGTGGAAGCGGcgctctctctgtgtgaagAGGCCGTTTCAGAGGGACACACCCTCCCTGGCCCCTGGGAGACCCATGAGCTGAAGGCTTCGGTCCCTGCGCCCTCAGTCCAGGACTCCAACCCAATACAGGAGCCTCAGGATGTGACCACAGTGTCGGCCCCAACACCTGCAAGCACAGAGATTCACGCCCAGCCGGAAACCAAAAGGGAAGAGCAGCTGAAGGGAAACTGTGAAGGACCAGaggtgacaggaagtgatgtcacttcTTCTGTCACGTCTGATGACGGCGCCACAGGAAGTGAGGTTACGGAGGAAGCAAGGACAGGGAAAGCGGTCATCGAAGCTACAGTAAAGAGTGAAGTAGAGGAGTGGAGCCAGCCTGAGCCCAACCCACCTTGCCTAG ATTCTGAGGATAGTTCTGTGTCTGGGAAAGAGTCCAAG GAGgtaaaagaggaggaggcgggcaGTGAGGGTGACCCTGAAGAAGGGatggagctgaaggaggagtGTGGGGAGGGCCCCTATCTGTCAGAGGTGGAGCGGGCAGCCAGCGAGAGTGAAGACGGCTACGACCCACCCTCTCAACGCTACACGGCAGATTCCATGGCCAGCAGCCCGGCCTCCTCTTCCCAATT ATCTACATGTGGCGAGGACCAGGAGGCAGTTCAGGCACAAAAGATCTGGAAGAAAGCCATTATGCTGGTGTGGAGAgccgcagccaatcacag GTACGCCAGTGTCTTCCTGCAGCCTGTGTCAGATGACATCGCCCCCGGTTACCACAGCATCGTACACAG ACCCATGGACCTGTCGGCCATAAAGAAGAACATCGAGTCCGGCGTGATCCGCACGACAGCCGAGTTCCAGCGAGACATCATGCTCATGTTTCAGAACGCTGTCATGTACAACTCGTCGGACCACGATGTGTACCACATGGCACTGGAGATGCAGCGTGATGTCCTGGAGCACGTTCAGCAGTTCCTGGCCACCCAGCTCATCATGCAGACCTCAGAGAGCGCCATCTCTGCCAAGAGCCTCCGCGGCAGAGAGGGAAACCGTAAGCCAGGAGAGCCAGCTGAGAAG GACGGAGGCACCAGGGGTCGGCGCAGTGCCATGGAGGCGGacctcaaaatgaaaaaatag
- the LOC128446240 gene encoding DELTA-stichotoxin-Hcr4b: MPYRQCAVEIKNESSRYTLANPRVFIVSGVCEIPLTPIVGPSSTGNALFNKTTGCATGAVGVFTYDLIIADLKDYNHFMAAMYSVPYDRNIFSSWFAPGIFGREVQCDRDLYDLMYYGVENNFVRAKADGWHFL; the protein is encoded by the exons ATGCCTTATCGCCAATGTGCCGTGGAAATTAAAAACGAGTCTAGCCGCTACACTCTAGCCAACCCAAG GGTGTTCATTGTGAGTGGCGTCTGTGAGATCCCTCTGACACCAATTGTGGGTCCCTCCTCCACTGGCAACGCATTGTTCAACAAGACCACCGGCTGTGCAACTGGAGCCGTCGGCGTCTTCACCTACGACCTAATCATTGCCGATCTGAAGGACTACAACCACTTCATGGCTGCCATGTACTCTGTGCCCTATGACCGgaacatcttctcctcctggtttGCTCCGGGCATCTTTGGAAGAGAAGTTCAATGCGACCGCGATCTGTACGATTTGATGTATTATGGTGTTGAAAACAACTTTGTAAGGGCAAAAGCAGATGGCTGGCATTTCTTATGA